A single region of the Neochlamydia sp. AcF84 genome encodes:
- a CDS encoding cysteine desulfurase family protein: protein MKRVNRIYLDNNASTCVDPYVIQVMTEVLRTYPGNPSSPHSFGREARQVLSQARQTIASYLKVRPQEIIFTSGGTEGANMAIRGILGALTQGHIVTSNVEHACVHSVMDLLQHQGIEVTSLAAGLHGAVLPKDVAAAIRPHTRLIALIGANNETGVKTDIKAIAKIAEEANVPFFVDGVALLGKEPLEIPAGVSAMSFSGHKIHAPKGCGFIYLKSSQKLLPLLHGGLQEYNRRGGTENLADIAGMAAAMQILAQALPEASEKMLKLRIYFEESLKKHLGEAVRINGEGDRVCNTANLSFDGVDGETLLAALDMAGIAASHGSACSSGAMEPSRILLNMGIPLKRVRESIRFSLSRYVTQEEIDRAINIIVNLVTKLKAL, encoded by the coding sequence ATGAAACGCGTGAATAGAATTTATCTAGATAACAACGCCAGCACTTGTGTGGATCCTTACGTCATCCAGGTAATGACCGAAGTCTTACGGACCTATCCAGGAAATCCTTCTAGTCCTCATTCCTTTGGCCGTGAAGCCCGCCAGGTTTTAAGCCAAGCACGCCAGACTATTGCTAGCTATCTTAAAGTACGTCCTCAAGAGATTATTTTTACTTCTGGAGGTACAGAAGGAGCGAATATGGCCATTCGCGGTATCCTAGGTGCGTTAACTCAAGGGCATATAGTGACCTCTAATGTTGAACATGCCTGTGTGCATAGCGTGATGGATTTATTGCAGCATCAAGGAATTGAGGTTACATCTCTTGCGGCAGGTTTGCATGGCGCTGTTCTGCCAAAAGATGTAGCTGCTGCTATTCGTCCTCATACCCGATTGATTGCTTTAATAGGGGCAAATAATGAAACAGGAGTAAAAACAGATATTAAAGCGATCGCCAAGATAGCAGAAGAGGCAAATGTTCCTTTTTTTGTAGACGGTGTAGCTTTGCTTGGTAAAGAGCCATTAGAAATTCCTGCAGGTGTGTCAGCAATGTCCTTTAGTGGCCACAAAATTCATGCTCCTAAAGGCTGTGGATTTATTTATCTAAAATCTTCTCAAAAATTACTCCCCTTATTGCACGGAGGGCTACAAGAATATAACCGTCGCGGAGGAACTGAAAATCTGGCCGATATTGCTGGAATGGCTGCAGCCATGCAAATACTGGCCCAAGCTTTACCAGAAGCTTCTGAAAAGATGCTAAAATTAAGGATCTATTTCGAAGAGTCTTTAAAAAAGCATTTAGGCGAGGCCGTGCGCATTAATGGGGAGGGGGACAGAGTTTGCAATACAGCTAACTTAAGTTTTGATGGGGTAGATGGAGAAACATTGTTAGCGGCTTTAGATATGGCTGGAATTGCTGCTAGCCATGGGTCTGCCTGTTCCTCAGGAGCCATGGAGCCTTCACGTATTCTTCTTAACATGGGGATTCCTTTAAAAAGAGTAAGAGAGTCGATTCGCTTTTCTTTAAGCCGGTATGTCACTCAAGAAGAAATAGATCGGGCGATTAATATAATTGTGAATTTGGTAACCAAACTAAAGGCTTTATAA
- a CDS encoding hemolysin family protein translates to MISSLILIAVILLLTLASGWCSASEAALFSLSSTRVKSFKNSEDSRERLISRLLAQPRELLITVFLLNTIVNILLQNVISHAFTNAGGWLMAVGLPFVLLLVFGEIVPKYLGIQNNVKLSKHTAPALASLQRLLYPIKTFIIYILSPISRVFFFFLKKDADISREELHHVLKKSEEAGILNHEERELIGGYLNLQDTNVREIMRPRQEILFYNREDPLTKLVHLFVDRQCTRLPVCENGIENVLGIIDAKQYFLHRQAIHTSQDLNNFLWRPYYIPETTPSRTLLRRFEESGQEIALVVDEYGSISGLVTYEDIVEVVVGKIKDLRDQKVIFTQAGKDEIIASGKMELDEFNNYFETDLKSESMVTLGGWLTEQLGDIPKSGTKFENHAFLFQVLSADPNRIRRIYVRRLKSR, encoded by the coding sequence ATGATAAGTAGTTTAATTTTAATTGCAGTTATCTTATTACTCACACTTGCTTCTGGTTGGTGCTCTGCTTCAGAAGCAGCGCTTTTCTCTCTTTCTTCTACAAGAGTTAAAAGCTTTAAAAACAGTGAGGATTCGCGTGAGCGCTTGATCTCTAGGCTACTTGCACAGCCGCGTGAGTTGCTAATTACCGTTTTTCTGCTTAACACGATCGTCAATATTCTTTTGCAAAACGTCATCTCTCATGCTTTTACAAACGCTGGTGGATGGCTAATGGCCGTAGGCTTGCCTTTTGTACTTTTATTAGTTTTTGGCGAAATTGTACCGAAGTACCTGGGGATACAAAACAATGTTAAGCTTTCTAAGCATACCGCACCTGCTTTAGCTTCTCTACAACGCCTGCTATATCCGATCAAAACATTTATCATTTACATTCTCTCTCCCATTTCGCGTGTATTCTTTTTCTTTTTGAAAAAAGATGCCGATATATCGCGCGAAGAGCTTCATCACGTGCTAAAAAAATCTGAGGAAGCGGGAATTCTTAATCATGAGGAACGAGAATTAATTGGAGGATATTTAAATCTTCAGGATACGAATGTAAGAGAGATCATGCGTCCGCGCCAAGAAATTCTATTTTACAATAGAGAAGATCCTCTAACCAAATTAGTTCATCTTTTCGTGGATAGACAATGTACTCGTCTCCCCGTCTGTGAAAATGGCATTGAAAATGTTTTGGGAATTATTGATGCTAAGCAATATTTTCTCCATCGACAAGCCATCCATACCTCTCAAGATTTAAATAATTTCTTATGGCGCCCCTATTATATTCCAGAAACCACGCCTTCGCGTACCTTATTAAGGCGATTCGAAGAAAGTGGCCAAGAAATAGCTCTGGTAGTAGATGAGTATGGGTCTATTTCGGGCTTAGTTACCTATGAAGATATCGTCGAAGTCGTCGTAGGGAAAATCAAAGATTTACGCGATCAAAAAGTTATCTTTACCCAAGCAGGAAAAGACGAGATTATTGCCAGTGGGAAGATGGAATTGGATGAATTTAATAACTATTTTGAAACGGATTTAAAAAGTGAAAGTATGGTTACCTTAGGGGGATGGCTAACAGAACAGCTGGGAGATATCCCTAAAAGTGGCACTAAATTTGAAAACCACGCCTTTCTCTTTCAAGTTTTATCGGCTGATCCAAATAGGATAAGAAGAATATACGTTCGAAGGCTTAAAAGCAGGTAG
- a CDS encoding leucine-rich repeat domain-containing protein encodes MIPSSSTSSTQVTFRTTVSENIEDAVSGELMTRAVTLFPCGHTFNEDTVIQCLARNKLCPLDRRRIERHAPNYTVRHLAETAESHPLEEIKHEPSQEAVGHFLRGKELAEKGEHTTAIEALLQALQLTPTYEKAQAYLEFCLKRSSEASLPSQPLPPLPPSFHSKGKEKSLSSTDSPKERYTELLFNLLEEPSIQENSILKKILENQVEELMSQEGEELNQKEKISYKWTEKLLGENKKVRQFVFEKLRQIHQESSSLAPGVPQPSISSSSTSSTNEIQPLSLSSTASISMTSLYNAILQVHFPKGNGDFIAQAGILDKIYKIEPTLSIEEKVPYIFQKLFTLAASLSPLEFDGNPKESKAFTLSNYSSYLLNINRLLFWQKLPGGTEYLNQPQIKALPLKKKGELLKQWIEKHGKNIIKLDLHDELNLTILPPEIWQLSQLEWLILSNNQLTTLPSEIGQLSQLQGLWLYNNQLTTLPAEIGQLTKLEVLNLGDNQLTALPAEIGQLTKLQSLALCRNQLTIIPAEIWQLSQLQMLILSDNQLAIIPAEIGQLSQLKWLDLSNNQLTALPAEIGWLSQLQSLNLSNNQLTIIPAEIWQLSQLQSLNLSNNQLTIIPAEIGQLSQLKTLWLSSNQRNCISRKLPLGCIRLRFC; translated from the coding sequence ATGATCCCTTCATCTTCTACTTCTAGTACTCAGGTAACTTTCCGCACTACAGTCTCAGAGAATATAGAAGATGCGGTCTCAGGTGAGCTGATGACTCGGGCAGTTACTTTGTTTCCTTGTGGCCATACCTTTAACGAAGATACCGTCATCCAATGCTTAGCGCGCAATAAGCTTTGTCCTCTAGATAGAAGGCGTATTGAAAGACATGCTCCCAACTACACGGTGAGGCACCTAGCTGAAACGGCTGAATCCCATCCCTTGGAAGAAATTAAGCATGAACCTAGCCAAGAAGCTGTAGGACATTTCTTACGGGGCAAAGAACTTGCTGAGAAAGGAGAGCATACAACTGCCATAGAAGCTTTACTACAAGCTTTGCAATTAACTCCTACCTATGAAAAAGCTCAAGCTTATCTTGAATTTTGCCTTAAACGCTCCTCAGAAGCATCTTTACCCTCGCAGCCGCTTCCTCCTCTTCCGCCTTCTTTTCATAGTAAAGGTAAAGAGAAAAGCCTTTCCTCTACAGACTCTCCTAAAGAACGTTATACTGAGCTTTTATTCAATCTGTTAGAAGAGCCTTCCATTCAAGAAAACTCTATTTTAAAGAAGATATTAGAGAATCAAGTCGAAGAGCTGATGAGCCAGGAAGGTGAAGAGCTAAATCAGAAAGAAAAAATAAGCTATAAATGGACAGAAAAATTACTAGGAGAAAATAAAAAGGTTAGGCAATTTGTGTTTGAGAAACTGCGGCAAATCCACCAAGAGTCCTCCTCCCTTGCCCCGGGCGTTCCTCAACCTTCTATTTCTTCTTCATCTACCAGCTCGACTAATGAAATTCAACCTCTTTCTCTTTCTTCCACAGCCTCTATTTCCATGACCTCGCTTTACAACGCCATTCTCCAGGTTCATTTTCCTAAAGGGAATGGGGATTTCATAGCACAAGCTGGCATTTTAGATAAGATTTACAAAATTGAACCTACTCTTTCTATTGAAGAAAAAGTACCCTACATTTTTCAAAAGCTTTTTACCTTAGCCGCTTCTCTTTCTCCTTTAGAATTTGATGGAAATCCTAAGGAAAGCAAGGCCTTCACTCTTTCTAATTATTCCTCCTATCTACTAAATATTAACCGCCTCTTATTCTGGCAAAAACTCCCTGGAGGGACAGAGTACTTAAATCAACCACAGATTAAAGCTCTACCTTTAAAGAAAAAAGGAGAACTGCTAAAACAGTGGATAGAAAAGCATGGTAAAAACATTATCAAACTGGACTTACATGATGAGTTAAATTTGACCATTTTACCGCCAGAGATTTGGCAGCTTTCTCAACTGGAATGGCTTATCTTAAGTAATAATCAGCTAACTACTCTTCCATCAGAAATAGGGCAGCTTTCTCAGCTGCAAGGGCTTTGGTTATATAACAACCAGCTAACCACTCTTCCTGCAGAGATAGGACAGCTTACTAAGCTAGAAGTGCTTAACTTAGGCGATAATCAGTTAACTGCTCTACCTGCCGAGATAGGGCAGCTTACTAAGCTGCAAAGCCTTGCCTTATGCCGCAACCAGTTAACCATTATTCCTGCAGAGATATGGCAACTCTCTCAGCTGCAAATGCTTATCTTAAGTGATAACCAGCTAGCCATTATTCCTGCAGAGATAGGACAGCTCTCTCAGCTGAAATGGCTTGACTTAAGTAATAACCAGCTCACCGCTCTGCCTGCAGAAATAGGTTGGCTGTCTCAGCTGCAATCGCTTAACCTAAGTAATAACCAGCTAACTATTATTCCTGCAGAAATATGGCAGCTCTCTCAGCTGCAATCGCTTAACTTAAGTAATAACCAGCTAACTATTATCCCTGCCGAGATAGGGCAGCTTTCTCAGCTGAAAACGCTTTGGTTAAGCAGCAACCAGCGAAACTGTATTTCGCGGAAATTGCCTCTCGGCTGCATACGCTTACGCTTTTGTTAA
- a CDS encoding hemolysin family protein, translating to MNLSAGWWLFFNIFSIFVLAFFSMAEMACVSFNKIRLQYYYSKGHTRAIWLNDLLHNPSRLFGTTLIIVNLAMVFGSECARVFHQSIGLDPDLAPLSQVILVVIFGELAPILAARRYPEHIAMMGVPIVYFTAKLMAPILWVISGLSKLANYLIGGRESNANFYLSQKELQKLLEEQDDIKLHSSENKEFETITANIFKMNNKEARQLMIPIEQIPTVGATATILDAKRLMAKTKERFLTVHLREMHHIIGIAFPRLLIRAADNKRLRDYCLPPWFITQNTNIMQILKQFKSNNQSVAVVLDVNGQASGILSLDCIMQAIFGSHPHPIHKQDTLTNQLIIDRTLPGDMTIEEFYKQFDVKLADEKKLKLSELILSKLGHMPEEGESIYIEPFVITVNEATLLEIKSVMITTLQI from the coding sequence ATGAATCTTTCGGCAGGCTGGTGGCTATTTTTTAATATTTTTTCTATTTTCGTTTTAGCTTTTTTCTCCATGGCAGAAATGGCTTGTGTCTCTTTTAATAAGATAAGACTGCAATATTACTATAGCAAAGGTCATACACGAGCAATTTGGCTCAATGATCTTCTTCATAACCCTTCGCGATTATTTGGAACTACCTTAATTATCGTTAATTTAGCCATGGTGTTTGGATCGGAATGTGCTCGAGTTTTTCATCAAAGCATAGGTCTTGATCCTGATCTTGCCCCTTTATCGCAGGTTATCCTAGTCGTAATTTTTGGCGAGTTAGCTCCTATCTTGGCAGCCAGACGCTATCCTGAGCATATTGCCATGATGGGAGTACCGATTGTTTACTTTACTGCCAAATTGATGGCTCCCATTTTATGGGTGATTAGCGGACTTTCAAAATTAGCCAATTATTTAATTGGAGGACGAGAATCTAATGCCAACTTCTACCTTAGTCAAAAAGAGCTTCAGAAGCTTTTAGAAGAGCAAGATGACATTAAACTCCACAGCTCGGAAAACAAGGAATTTGAAACGATTACTGCCAATATCTTTAAGATGAATAATAAAGAAGCACGTCAGCTCATGATCCCTATTGAGCAAATTCCTACCGTAGGTGCTACTGCTACGATCTTAGATGCTAAACGTTTAATGGCTAAAACAAAAGAGCGTTTCTTAACCGTTCACCTCCGGGAAATGCATCATATTATAGGAATAGCTTTCCCTCGATTATTGATTCGTGCTGCCGATAATAAACGGCTGCGTGACTATTGCCTTCCTCCTTGGTTTATCACCCAAAATACTAACATCATGCAGATCCTCAAGCAATTTAAAAGCAATAATCAGAGCGTAGCCGTGGTCTTAGATGTCAACGGACAAGCCTCCGGCATCCTTAGCCTTGACTGCATTATGCAAGCCATCTTTGGATCTCACCCTCACCCTATCCACAAGCAAGACACTTTAACTAATCAGTTAATCATCGATAGAACCCTGCCTGGTGATATGACGATTGAAGAGTTTTATAAACAATTTGATGTAAAACTAGCTGATGAGAAAAAATTAAAATTATCAGAACTAATCCTTTCTAAGTTAGGGCATATGCCTGAAGAGGGAGAATCGATTTATATCGAGCCCTTCGTTATTACAGTCAACGAAGCGACTTTACTAGAAATCAAAAGCGTGATGATTACCACTCTTCAAATTTGA
- a CDS encoding superoxide dismutase [Ni], with amino-acid sequence MKKTILVQGIIALLCHTGTLMAHCQMPCGVYHDELVFNQIDQYIETMYKGITELNNSKFSTPFERNNFIRWVKLKDSASDEIANLITAYFLQQKIKPAEADTPKRLISAHKMLFELTAIKQNVNIKMIETFADEWENFKQMFHVINYECQIDLIKRRKRERDFQLKDQQKLNDKLPSAENPSSNEQHEHSSDDHEHTH; translated from the coding sequence ATGAAAAAAACTATTTTGGTCCAAGGGATAATAGCCTTACTCTGTCATACAGGAACTTTAATGGCACACTGCCAAATGCCTTGTGGAGTCTATCATGATGAGCTGGTTTTTAATCAAATCGATCAATACATCGAGACTATGTATAAAGGGATCACCGAGCTTAACAATAGCAAATTTTCTACTCCCTTTGAACGCAATAACTTCATCCGATGGGTAAAACTTAAAGATTCAGCTTCGGATGAAATTGCCAATCTTATTACGGCATACTTTCTTCAGCAAAAGATAAAGCCGGCTGAAGCTGACACTCCTAAACGTCTAATAAGTGCTCATAAAATGTTATTTGAGCTTACCGCTATTAAGCAGAACGTAAATATAAAGATGATAGAAACCTTTGCTGACGAGTGGGAAAATTTTAAACAGATGTTTCACGTTATTAATTATGAATGTCAGATTGATCTCATTAAACGCAGAAAACGAGAAAGAGATTTCCAACTTAAGGATCAGCAAAAGCTGAATGACAAGCTTCCCTCTGCGGAAAATCCTTCTTCCAATGAGCAGCATGAGCATTCTTCAGATGATCATGAGCATACTCATTAA
- a CDS encoding branched-chain amino acid transport system II carrier protein, translated as MSLKKSSSVMAAGLALFSMFFGAGDLIWPLILGGNAGDKNFFAMLGLLVTGVSLPLLGLIAMMMFRGDYRQFFGQTGKWPGLILVFIIQAILGPVGSIPRLITLSFATLKPYMPGNVTLFTFSILSSLLVLGFTLRKNKVINFLGLVLTPLLLLCLGCILVVGFINPPEAHLVSWTSIEAFNQGLHVGYNTLDLIAAFIFAPLVLSHFMTDQEEASSGEQRHEIFNKMLKASLLAAGLLSAMYIGLTSVASFYTHVLPANHLPEERLSAIAMHLLGPQGAFVACLAVAMACLTTAIPLVSICADYIQNDLLPVDKGPLLPLGITLGISLGIANLGFSGIASMLSPLLNILCPSLIVLSISNIINKLYEIRTRKAPIFITFALSTMNYFI; from the coding sequence ATGTCTCTTAAAAAGTCATCTAGTGTAATGGCAGCAGGGTTAGCATTATTTTCCATGTTTTTTGGTGCTGGTGATCTCATTTGGCCCTTAATCTTAGGAGGAAATGCTGGTGATAAAAACTTTTTTGCCATGCTGGGCTTACTGGTAACAGGTGTAAGTCTACCTTTACTAGGCTTGATAGCCATGATGATGTTTCGAGGTGACTATCGACAATTTTTTGGCCAAACAGGTAAATGGCCAGGTCTTATCCTAGTATTTATCATACAGGCAATTTTGGGCCCCGTTGGCTCTATTCCGCGCTTAATTACACTTTCCTTTGCAACTTTAAAGCCTTATATGCCTGGAAATGTCACTCTTTTTACCTTTAGCATTTTATCCTCTCTACTCGTTTTGGGCTTTACTTTAAGAAAAAATAAAGTAATTAATTTTTTGGGATTAGTTTTGACTCCTCTTCTATTACTTTGTTTAGGATGTATTCTTGTTGTAGGTTTTATTAATCCACCTGAAGCTCATCTAGTTTCCTGGACATCCATAGAAGCATTTAATCAGGGCTTACATGTGGGTTATAATACTTTAGATTTAATTGCAGCTTTCATTTTTGCCCCTTTAGTTTTAAGTCATTTTATGACTGATCAAGAGGAGGCTAGCAGCGGAGAGCAACGACATGAGATTTTTAATAAAATGCTTAAAGCAAGCCTTTTAGCGGCAGGCCTACTTTCTGCAATGTATATTGGCCTGACCTCGGTGGCTTCCTTTTATACTCATGTATTGCCTGCTAACCATTTACCTGAGGAGCGCTTGTCAGCTATTGCGATGCATTTACTAGGCCCCCAAGGCGCTTTTGTGGCATGTTTGGCGGTAGCCATGGCTTGTTTGACCACAGCAATTCCGCTGGTAAGTATCTGCGCCGATTACATCCAGAATGACCTTTTGCCTGTCGACAAAGGCCCTTTATTACCTTTAGGCATTACATTAGGTATCTCATTAGGAATTGCTAATTTAGGCTTTAGTGGGATTGCAAGCATGCTTTCCCCCTTGCTTAATATCTTATGTCCTAGCTTAATTGTATTAAGCATTTCAAATATCATCAATAAGCTATACGAGATTAGAACACGAAAGGCACCCATTTTCATTACGTTTGCTTTGTCTACTATGAACTATTTTATTTAA
- a CDS encoding leucine-rich repeat domain-containing protein, with protein MIPSSSTSSIQLTFRTTVSENIEDAVSGELMTRAVTLFPCGHTFNEDTVIQCLARNKLCPLDRRLIERHAPNYTVRHLAETAEAHPLEELKHEPSEEAVGHFLRGKELAEQGEHATAIEALLQALQLTPTYEKAQVYLEFCLKRSSEASLSSQPLSPLPTSFHSKDKVKEKSLSSTESSKEGYTELLFNLLEEPSIQENSILKKILENQVEELMSQEGEELNEKEKISYKWTEKLLGENKKVRQFVVEKLRQIHQQSSCLAPGALQPSISSSSTISSKEIQALASSSTTPVSMASLYNAIMQVYFPEREGDFIAQAGILDKIYEIKPNLSIEEKVPYIFQKLFNLAASLSPAKFEGNTKESQAFTLSNYSSYLLNINRLLLWQKLPGGTDYLNQPQIKALPLKKKGELLKQWIKKHGNNITDLSLDGIGLTYLPPEIWQLSHLKALDLSNNQLTVIPPEIGQLSQLIALVLGDNHLTIISPEIGQLSQLIALSLDGNHLTIIPPEIGQLSHLQWLSLGRNQLAAIPAALGQLFQLQGLALNNNHLTVIPAAIGQLSRLQTLGLSSNLLTVIPAEIGQLSQLQTLNLDNNQIIAIPTAIGQLSQLQTLNLNDNQLTIVPEEVCHLSQLQTLALSNNQLTAIPAEIGQLSQLQKLGLSNNHLNALSAEIWQLSQLQMLTLSDNQLTIIPAEIGQLSQLQTLDLSNNQLNALPAEIGQLLQLQALNLSCNYLTVIPAAIGQLSQLELLLLRGNRLKALPAEIGQLSHLQGLALYNNQLTALPAEIGQLSQLEKLDLSFNQLIALPAEIGQLAELAVLNLNYNQLTALPAEIGQLSQLQELGLHANQLAVIPLEIGQLSQLKILAVSINQLTAIPAEIGQLSQLQKLWLSSNQLTAVPAAIGQLSQLRKLFLDNNQLTALPTEIGQLSQLKTLDLSNNQLMAIPAEIGQLSQLQELDLSYNQLTIISHLPKVGRLNMEGNPL; from the coding sequence ATGATCCCTTCATCTTCTACTTCTAGCATCCAGCTAACTTTCCGCACTACAGTCTCAGAGAATATAGAAGATGCTGTCTCAGGAGAGCTGATGACTCGGGCAGTTACTTTGTTTCCTTGTGGCCATACTTTTAATGAAGATACCGTTATCCAATGCTTGGCGCGCAATAAACTTTGTCCTCTAGATAGAAGGCTTATTGAAAGGCATGCACCCAATTACACGGTGAGACACTTGGCTGAAACGGCTGAAGCCCATCCACTAGAAGAACTTAAGCATGAACCTAGCGAAGAAGCTGTAGGACATTTCTTACGGGGTAAAGAACTGGCTGAACAAGGAGAGCATGCCACTGCTATAGAAGCTTTACTACAAGCTTTGCAATTAACTCCTACGTATGAAAAAGCTCAAGTCTATCTCGAATTTTGCCTTAAACGCTCTTCCGAAGCGTCTTTATCTTCGCAGCCGCTTTCTCCTCTTCCGACTTCTTTTCATAGTAAAGATAAAGTTAAAGAAAAAAGCTTATCTTCTACAGAGTCTTCTAAAGAAGGCTATACTGAACTTTTATTCAATCTGTTAGAAGAGCCTTCCATTCAAGAAAACTCTATTTTAAAGAAGATATTAGAGAATCAAGTCGAAGAGTTGATGAGCCAAGAGGGTGAAGAGCTAAATGAGAAAGAAAAGATAAGTTATAAATGGACGGAAAAATTACTAGGAGAAAATAAAAAGGTTAGGCAATTTGTCGTTGAAAAGCTGCGCCAAATTCACCAGCAGTCCTCCTGTCTTGCCCCAGGTGCTCTCCAACCTTCTATTTCTTCTTCATCTACTATCTCGTCTAAAGAAATTCAAGCTCTTGCCTCTTCATCTACTACTCCTGTTTCCATGGCTTCGCTTTACAACGCTATTATGCAGGTTTATTTTCCTGAGAGGGAGGGGGATTTCATAGCACAAGCTGGCATTTTAGATAAGATTTATGAAATTAAGCCTAATCTTTCTATTGAAGAAAAAGTACCCTACATTTTTCAAAAACTCTTTAACTTAGCCGCTTCTCTTTCTCCTGCAAAATTTGAAGGAAATACTAAGGAGAGCCAAGCCTTTACCCTTTCTAATTATTCCTCCTATCTACTCAATATTAACCGTCTTTTACTCTGGCAGAAGCTACCCGGGGGAACAGACTACTTAAACCAACCTCAGATCAAAGCTTTACCTTTAAAGAAAAAAGGAGAGCTGTTAAAGCAGTGGATAAAAAAACATGGTAATAATATCACCGACCTGAGCTTAGATGGGATAGGCTTGACTTATTTACCACCCGAGATTTGGCAGCTTTCTCATCTTAAAGCGCTTGACTTAAGTAACAACCAGCTAACTGTTATTCCCCCAGAAATTGGGCAGCTTTCCCAGCTGATAGCTCTAGTCTTAGGCGATAACCATCTGACCATCATTTCTCCAGAAATTGGACAGCTTTCCCAGCTGATAGCTCTAAGCTTAGACGGTAACCATCTAACCATCATTCCTCCTGAAATCGGGCAGCTTTCTCACCTGCAATGGCTTAGCTTAGGGAGGAACCAGCTAGCCGCTATTCCTGCAGCCCTGGGGCAGCTTTTTCAGCTGCAAGGACTTGCCTTAAACAATAACCATCTGACCGTTATTCCTGCGGCTATCGGGCAGCTTTCTCGGCTGCAAACGCTTGGCTTAAGTAGCAACCTGTTAACTGTCATCCCTGCAGAGATAGGGCAGCTATCGCAGTTACAAACTCTTAACTTAGACAATAATCAGATAATTGCTATTCCTACAGCCATCGGGCAGCTTTCTCAGTTACAAACGCTCAACTTAAACGATAACCAGCTAACCATTGTTCCCGAAGAGGTATGTCACCTTTCTCAGCTGCAAACTCTTGCCTTAAGCAATAATCAGTTAACCGCTATTCCTGCAGAAATCGGGCAGCTTTCTCAACTGCAAAAGCTTGGCTTAAGTAACAACCACTTAAATGCCCTGTCTGCAGAGATATGGCAACTCTCTCAGCTGCAAATGCTTACCTTAAGTGATAACCAGCTAACCATTATTCCTGCAGAGATAGGGCAGTTATCTCAGCTACAAACGCTTGACTTAAGCAACAACCAGCTAAACGCTCTTCCTGCCGAGATAGGGCAGTTATTGCAGCTGCAAGCCCTTAACTTAAGTTGTAACTATCTGACGGTTATTCCTGCGGCTATCGGGCAGCTTTCTCAGCTAGAACTGCTTTTGTTAAGAGGCAATCGGCTAAAAGCTCTTCCTGCCGAGATAGGGCAGCTTTCTCATCTACAAGGACTTGCCTTATACAATAACCAGTTAACTGCTCTTCCTGCTGAGATAGGGCAACTTTCTCAGCTCGAAAAGCTTGACTTAAGCTTCAACCAATTAATTGCCCTGCCTGCAGAGATAGGGCAGCTTGCTGAGTTGGCAGTGCTTAATTTAAACTATAACCAGCTAACCGCTCTTCCTGCTGAGATAGGGCAGTTATCCCAACTGCAAGAGCTTGGCTTACATGCCAACCAGCTAGCCGTTATTCCTTTAGAGATAGGGCAGCTTTCTCAGCTGAAAATACTTGCCGTAAGTATTAATCAGCTAACTGCTATTCCTGCTGAGATAGGGCAACTTTCTCAGCTGCAAAAGCTTTGGTTAAGCAGCAACCAGTTAACCGCTGTTCCTGCAGCGATAGGGCAGCTTTCTCAGCTGAGAAAGCTTTTCCTAGATAACAACCAGCTAACCGCTCTGCCTACAGAGATAGGGCAGCTATCGCAGCTGAAAACTCTTGACTTAAGTAATAATCAGCTAATGGCTATTCCTGCAGAGATAGGGCAGCTTTCTCAGCTGCAAGAGCTTGACTTAAGCTATAACCAGCTAACCATTATTTCTCACCTTCCTAAGGTAGGGAGGCTTAATATGGAGGGCAATCCACTTTAG
- a CDS encoding NUDIX hydrolase codes for MRKNAAIGVIFNSNKSQVLLVKRQDIPLWVLPGGGVEDNESSCQAVIREVLEETGLTVQVLRKVAEYTPINKLSRFTEIYECSPLKGNLQKGAETREIDFFPLQQLPKHFFFLHKEWLQDALKDEPHVIYRSLNHVTYINLIKYFFKHPTWVLRFLMTLMKNKE; via the coding sequence ATGAGAAAGAATGCCGCAATAGGTGTAATTTTTAATTCCAATAAATCTCAAGTGCTATTAGTCAAACGTCAAGATATTCCTCTTTGGGTCCTACCGGGTGGGGGCGTTGAAGATAATGAAAGCTCTTGCCAAGCTGTTATTAGAGAAGTACTAGAAGAAACGGGTCTTACCGTACAAGTTCTAAGGAAAGTAGCCGAATATACTCCCATCAATAAACTCTCACGCTTTACGGAAATTTATGAATGTTCTCCTTTAAAGGGCAACTTACAAAAAGGCGCCGAAACAAGAGAGATTGATTTTTTCCCCCTTCAACAACTTCCTAAGCACTTTTTTTTCTTACATAAGGAATGGCTTCAAGATGCTCTTAAAGATGAACCCCATGTTATCTATCGATCATTAAATCATGTAACCTATATAAATCTGATAAAATATTTTTTTAAGCATCCTACATGGGTTTTACGCTTTTTAATGACTTTGATGAAAAACAAAGAATAA